A segment of the Pseudoalteromonas piscicida genome:
CATGGTGAATCAGCGTTTTAGTTTGACTGGCATCTTCTTTGTTGGTGATTTCCCAGCCAAACCCGTAATTTCTATGTTTAGAGGGGGTAAATAACAATGTCTTGGTCTCAGGCGTTAATAGTTTATCTGTGTATAATGCACGGTCCCACTTATACATATCTAGCACCGTTGAATACATTGCACCCGCGGAAAAAGGCACAGTCATGTCAATAAAATCGGCATGTTTGAACCCCTTTAACGTGGTATCGTAACCACTGGCTAAGCCTTTAATTACCTGCTCATCATCGGCAAATCCAGTTTCTTTCATATCTAACGGTACTAATATTTGCTTTTCAAGTAGTTGCCAGTAACTTTGTCCACTCACAAGCTCAAGGATACGTCCAAGTATAGTGTAACCGGCATTGCTGTAACGAAACGCAGAGCCCGGCTCAAACAACAAGTCTCCTGAGCAGAAATGGTCGATAAACTCATCATGGTTATAAGGGTTGTGACTCTGCACTTGGCGAAATTCGGGGTGTTGAAACACATCAGGTAGACCTGATGTGTGATTAAGTAATTGTCTTATGGTAATTTGGTCTCCCGTATCCTTTCGGTATTTAGGTAAATAACTGGAAATATTAGCATCAAGCTCAATCTTTCCTTTCTCAACCTGTTGTAATACCAAAAGCGCGGTAAACTGTTTGGTCACTGATGCTAGCTTAAATTTAGTATTGGGCTGATTTGCTATTTGCCACTCTACGTTGGCAAACCCATAACCTTGTTGCAGTAACACCTCAGATCCTCGAGCAACCAAAGCGGCACCATCAAACTCTTTAATTTGGTGATACTGCGCGATATAGTCATCTAGTTGTTTTTGCAGTTGAGTCGTCGCCTGAGCAGGCATAGAAAACAAGCATAAAAATAACAGTAAATGGGGTAATGCTTTCATGTAAATCCTTGTTTATTGTTATGACGAGTCTTACTCTACGTATCTAATGTTGGCTTGCCAGTGTGCTTTGGTGACATTGCGTGACAGAACAGTTAAAAGCTTTTAAATCAATAAAATAAAAAATACAGGATTGATGACTTGCAGTATCAGTTGAATCAAAAATGGGACTTTGATGTATCTTCTCGCACCATCAGTCATCGCGACGTGTCTCATGTACTGACACCGCTCGCGCATAGATTGTTGCTGAACCTGATTGAGCATGCACCTCACCTTGTGAGCCACCAGCAATTAGAACAACAAGTTTGGCTTGGTCGAGTCGTGACTCATGATGCGATTAAAAAACAAATAGCAAGGCTACGAAAGCTCCTTGAAGATGATGCCAATAAACCAGAATATATCGTGTCTGAACGCAGCTTCGGATACCGTTTTAGCGCAACCGTTAATATGATAAATCATGAAGCGCAAGCGCCAGCAGTAAAACGATTTACTACTCTAGCCGGCGGAAGTATCGGCTTAATTCTGGTGTCTGCAATCTGTATATATCACTCCCCTTTTACCTCACCATTTTCTTCAACAAACTCGGACGCAACATTGAGCATCGCCCAGCAACACTTTACCCAACAAACTTTAGAAGATAATTTGCGGGCGATAGCGCTGTATCAGCAAAGCATCACAACATCGCAAGATGTAGATGAGAATTATAAGGGCTTGAGTCGAGCATTATTGAGCGACTACAACTTATATAATCAGGTTGCAGACGCGCTGACGAAAAGCCGGATCAATACAGAAAAAGCGCTGGACTTAACACCTGATAGTCCATCAGCAAATCTGCTTTTGGCTCAAGCACAGACGCTTCAAGGGCATTACCATCAAGCACAAAAACTTCTAAATGACACCATAGCAAATACACCTAATTGGCCTTTGTTAAAGTCACACCTAGCCGAGACCTATCTCTTGCAAGGCAATACCATTGATGCATACCCGCTAGCACGCCAAGCTTATGAGGCTTCTCCCACCGAACCCAAGGTAGTTGCTAGCTACCTCCACTGCCTGCGCAAAATGTATATGGCCAACTGGTTTAGCAAGGTACTTGTCAATGCCAGCCCTGAAGTAAAGGGCTCTCCTTGGATACAACTAGAACACATCCAGTTTTTGCAGCAACAAGCGCGGCACGAACAAGCCATCCAACAACTTAACTTATTAGCCAAAGCCGCACCAAATTCCCAGACATTAAACTGGTTCACAGCCCTTTCTTATCTAAGTAACAATCATCATGATAAAGCGACCGATGTTTTAGCGCTGACTGTTGAAAAGCACGGTAAATACGCATTATTCAGTCAATTATACTTGTCACTCCTCACTGCTAAGCATCAATCAATAAGTAAATACACCAATGATATTGCCAACCAGATAAAGGCCGGCAACCAAGACCCTGAATTAGTCTTTAGCCTCGGTCTCATCAGCCTTTACCATCAGCAAAATGACAAGGCTCAGGACTATTTCAAACAGGCTATTCAACTGGGATTTAGTGACGAGTTTAGGTTTAAAGCATTACCCTTCAATATCACGGCAGATCAAGCTCATTTTTTAGATAGCATTGTTGAGCAGCTTACTCTGACTAACTTAAAGAAAAGAATAAAGCGCACACCAAAGTAGTCACTGTGCGCTGTATACCAATAAGTTAATTAGCAGGTCTTAGCGTTTCGATTACCTGAGCATCAACCCAAAAAATATCAGCATCTCGTGAAGGTGTGGTACGGTTAAAGAACAAATATTTACCATCGGGCGTGACACTCGCTGACGCCTCCCGCGCACTGGTATTCACTTTGTCTCCCAAATTAATCGCTTCGCCCCAACTACCGTCTTTCAAGCGGAAGCTAATATAAAGATCCGAGTTACCAAACCCTGAATCTCGAACCCCGTCCCATATAATGTAAGAATCATCGGGCGCGATAAATGGATGTGCATTATAAAGGCCAGTGTTAATTTCAGGACCTAATTTAACCGGTCGTTGGCGCTGACCGTTTTTCACCTCAGAGATCCTAATAACATCGCCACTTTTATAATCGTCAAACACATACGTACCACTCGCAGATGCACTTAACCGCATGATCCCCCAGCTTTCTTTATCAAACATAGGGCCTAGACTTTTGGCTTCAGACCAGCTCCCCTCTTGACGTGTCATAACATATTTACCCATATGCATGGTCACGCCATCTGGTGCTAATAATGGCCTGCCAACTCTTGGACCAACAACCGTATCATGCCACTGTTCACCTCGCTGCTTGTATGCAATTAAACTCCAACGGTTCACGTTCAGATCCTTTCGCGTAAAATAAAAGGTTTTCATGTCCGGGGAGAAAAACGCATTGTGATCTCTGTGCTCTGTTGACACCGTGCCAAGCGCAAATACTTGAGGTGTGTCCCCAGGAGGTGTTTGGCCAAGATAAGGACCGGATCTAAGCTGCGCGAAACTCTTAGCAGACATTGATATCATCAACAGCGCTAAACCAATGTTTATTTTCATTTTTATTACTCACTTTCTTCGGTTAGAGATTATTTTTTTGAGAGTGGGTAAGGTAACAATTTCAGCAAAATTCTCTTGAATTTCTGATGATTTATTAATGACCTTTATCTGATTTCTACCGTTTTCCTTTGCGTTTAAGCTCTTCTAACCGCTCTCGCTCCGCCAAAATCATCTTTAACATCTGGATGCGAAGCTCCGCTTCTTGCTGTTTAAATTCAGAGAGCTGCTCTTCAAGCACTTCCACTTCATCCACTTTTGTTTGGTCACGGTACTTTTTACTGCCTACGTGTTCGATTAAAGCTTGCTGCTCATCATTAGTCGCGTCTGGGTGTTGTTCGACTTTTAGAAAGCGCTGCTCTTGGGATTGCATCAGTTTATTAATTCTTTCTTGGAGTTTACGAATTTGCGCTTGAATAAGGTCCATTGCCTTTTCTAAGTTTTCATAATCCTCTTTAAATACAGGGTTATCTTCCTTATAACCAGCTGCTTCATCATCAAGCTCTTTGGAGAGCATCGCGGGCACCTCTGGCTTTTCTTCCGCATCGCTTGGTGATTTCGTTTTTAGCTGGTTGGAAGCAACTTGAGCCGAGCCTTGTGATTTCAATTCAGTCTGTTGCTTTAGCGGTGGTAAGCCACCTTGATGTATTTGAATATCCATTTTCACTCCTTGGGATAGATACTGTTTGCTATACATATCGGAAAAACTGGATAAAACTTAATTAAATTTACGTTGTGCGTTCCTAATTTCGTTTCCGCTGTCTTCAAACTGACATCAACTCGCGACCAATTTGTCATAAATACCAGCAAAAATACTCGATAAGCTAACTCGGCTAGGAAGTATGTTGGTATAGCCTCTTTTTTCGCGGGAGCGTTATGGAAAACAAGCAAATTGCGGTAGTAACTGGTGCCTTCGGTGGTATTGGTTCTGCTATTACGAAAACACTCATTGAAAAAGATTTTTTTGTTGTCGCGATAGCAAGCGAAAGGCGTAATGAGGCCGACTTTGATCTCTGGCTTAACACGCTACAAATCAATCCAGCGGCAGTAAAACCTCTATTCTTGGATGTGACTAATGCTGAGCAGTGCCACACAGCGATGACTCAGGTCCTACAAGAATTTGGTAATATCGATTTACTCGTAAACAACGCCGGGATCACACGCGACTCAGCGTTTAAAAAAATGACCCACGTGCAATGGAGCGAGGTGATCAACACCAATCTAAATTCCCTTTTTAATATGACCAACCCGGTCTTTGCTTCAATGTGCGCTAATAAGCAAGGTCGTATCGTTAATATCTCTAGCGTTAATGGCCTAAAAGGTCAATTTGGGCAGGCAAATTATTCCGCTGCGAAAGCGGGCATGATTGGCTTTACTAAGGCGCTAGCCTATGAAGGTGCGAGAAGCGGTGTCACCGTCAATGCAGTAGCACCAGGCTACACAGAAACGCCTATGGTGAGCGCCATGCGTGAAGACGTATTAAATAGCATAAAAGCACAAGTACCGATGCAGCGTTTAGCCACGCCTGACGAAGTTGCAGCTGCAGTTGCTTACTTAGCATCAAAAGAAGCCGGTTACATTACTGGCGAAACCCTGTCGCTCAATGGCGGCCTATACATGCAATAACCTAAGTACCACTGAGGGAGCGAGCTGTACCTGATGTTCGGTGGTGCCAACTATTCACTATCATCCATTGTGTTAACTTAATCGATAACAAGGAAAAGACCATGTACAGCGATTTATTCAAAACATTCAACGAACAAACTGAGCAATTCTTTGCACCAGCGGTACAGTTTAACCAAATCGTGGCAAAAAACATCGAAGCACTATCTAAAATTCAGCTGCACTCGGCTGAACAGATCACTAAAACATCCATTGAGCAGCTAAAGCAAGCGACTGAAATCAAAGATGCAAAATCTATGATGGATTTTAACGCAAGTCAGTTGAACGCGTTAAACGCACTAAGCCAACAGATGATCCAAGATGATCAAAAGCTTTCTCAGTTAGGTCAAGAATTTAAAGACAGCTTAGAATCTCTTGGTAAAGAAACGCTAAAAACAGCGAAAGCGCAATAACCTGCAATTTTGGGCGGCTTAGGTCGCCTTACCCGTTCAAACAACACAAAGGATCTACCTGTATGGGCACTCAAGAAAATATTGAGCAAGGGTTAACTGCGTGGTGGCAATATAACCAAGAATTGTGGCAGCTCGCAGCGACAAATTTTGGTAAAGAGAATCCATTACAAAATGCATTAAATGAGCAAAACCAAGCCGACTTACAAAGTTGGCTCAGTGCACTCAATCAGCAACCAGAAACCTTTATTAAACAGCAAAATGCGTGGTGGCAAACTCAGTTTGCAATTTTTCAAAACAGTTTTATGCCACAAACGATTGATGAGAAAGAAGACATTATTAGCCCTGAGCGTGGAGACAAACGCTTTATAGACCCAGATTGGCAGGACAATCCTTGGTTTAACTACCTTAAACAAAGCTATCTTTGGTTTGGACAATCACTACAAAACACCATTGAAAATACCCCAGGTCTCGACCCAAAACTTAAAGAGCGATTAGCGTTTTTTGCAAGACAGTCCGTTAATTCAGTATCGCCGAGCAACTTTGTTTCAACCAACCCTGAATTACTCAAGCTGACGCTAGAAAGTAACGGGCAGAACCTATTCGATGGACTGGCGCGCTTAAAAAAAGATTTAGCCAAAAGTACTGAAATGCTCCGAGTCAGCATGACCAATGAAAATGCGTATACACTTGGAGAAGACCTAGCTTGTACACCGGGAAGAGTGGTATTCCAAAACCACTTGTTTGAATTGATCCAATATCATCCGACTACGGAGCAAGTACACAAGACTCCCCTGCTTATCGTGCCGCCATTTGTTAATAAATACTATATTTTGGACTTGAGAGCAGATAACTCGATGGTTAAATGGGCACTTGAACAGGGCTATACTGTGTTAATGATGTCATGGAAAAACCCAGATCCAAGCATGGCAAATATTGCGTTTGAAGACTATGTCGTCGACGGTGTGTTATGTGCTTTAGAGCAAACTGAAAAGCAAACAGGCGAAACCCAAATCCATTCTGTGGGTTATTGTATCGGCGGTACTCTACTCACTACGTGTATGGCCTATATTGCTGCTAAGCGCATCAAACAAAGAGTAAAAAGTGCAACCTTGCTAACTACGATTTTAGATTTCTCGCAGCCTGGAGAACTTGGCGCATTTATCAATGAGCCCACCATTAATGCGCTAGAGCAGTATAATAATCAAAATGGCGTGATGTCTGGGCACTTGCTCGGTACTTCTTTTAGTATGCTGAGAGAAAACAGCTTGTATTGGAATTACTTCGTCAATAACTACCTCAAAGGCAAAGCGCCCGCCGACTTAGATTTACTCTACTGGAATAGTGATAGCACGAACCTAACAGCGGCCTGCCACAACTTTATTTTACGAGACTTATATCTCAATAATCAGCTTATTGAAGACAAATCTGTCAGTATTCGTGGCACTAAAATTGACCTCAGTAAAGTAAAGCAGCCAGTCTACTTTCTCTCTACCCGTGACGATCATATTGCGCTGTGGCAAGGCACTTTTGAGGGGGCCAAAAGACTCAGCAGCCCGCTCACCTTTGTGCTCGGTGAGTCTGGTCATATTGCTGGTGTGGTTAACCCGCCAAATGCAAACAAATATGGTTATTGGTTTGATGGACAAGACCAAGAAAACCCCGCTGAGTGGCTTGCCTCGGCAAAGCATGAAAGCGGGTCATGGTGGTCCCATTGGGCACAGTGGTTACATCAAATAAACCCAGAGCAAGTCCCAGCTCGTGCTGCACAAAATGATGAACAACCGGGGATTTACGATGCCCCCGGAGAATACGTCAAACAGAGTATTTAAGAAACTTACAATCAAATCAATTAGAGGCAAGAAATCTTGCTTCTAATATTTCCCGTTATTGACACATTCTATACATTCGGTCAGTCTAGGACGCAAAAATATAGGGAAATAACATGATTGGATTTCTTATACTTGTTGCGGCGTTCGTAGCCTTTGTTGGCGTATTACAATATCAAAAAGTAAAAACGACGGCACGTAGACGTAGTTTTATTCAAGATTACAATCTCACACATTTAAGGCCCAAACTCAGCCACCATTACCCTGAGCTTACCAATGAGCAACTGACACAGGTTGAGCTAGGCCTTAAGCAGTTTTTTCAAGCGAACTTATTGCTCGAAGATCAATCCTTGGCTATGCCCTCTCTGGTTGTCGATGCGCTGTGGCATGAATTTATTTTACATACACAAGAGTATCATTCCTTTTGCTACCAGGCCTTTGACCGTTTCTTACACCATTGTCCATCTGAGGCAATGAAAGGGAAAAACAAAGCTCAACTCAGTTTGCGTAAAACATGGAGAGCCTGCTGTAGCATCGAAGGAATATCTCCGCGAAGACCAGCTACTTTACCTATATTATTCGCACTGGATGCCTTACTTAACATCCCAAATGGCTATTACTACTCGGCAACTGATTTTCGAGAGCCCATTGCCAAAGGCGACTCCAGCAGCACAACCTATGCCGGGCACATCGGGTGTACGTCAATGGACAGTGGCGACAGCAGCACTTCCTCAAGCTCTTCAAACTCAAGTTGTAGTAGTGATTCAAGTTGCGGTAGCGGCTGTAGTAGTTAAACACAAAGTATTTCTAGGATGCGGCCTTTTACATTCGTTAACGTTAAGGCCTTATATTGGCGCCAAAGATTAGCTACTATTTGTACCGGTTTAACTAGTTTTCTTTTGGTGATCCGGTGCCTATTTTCAACAAACATTACAGCCTGCTATTTTCAGCCTTACTGATGTCGGGATGCCACCAGCTGGGCGAAGGTCAATCTTTGTGGAGAATAGCTTCAGAAGGCATCATTTTTGATGGTCAGCTGCAAACGCACCTGTCAGCTCCCTCAATTCAATGTGAACAGTGTGAAGTCAAACGTCAGACCGATATGCGCCCTTCCGGTCCTGCGGATTACACATTGGTGTCGGAAAACCACAAACTCAAAGCGATTTGGGGTAAAAGTAGCAATGCCGCTTTATATATTCCAAATAACGCAGGAAGAACCTTAATAAACTTGGCTCCGGATACAGAAACTGGTGTCTGGATAATGGATTTAGATAGCACACCAAAACCGCTCAAGGTGGGTAAGGTGAATTATGTGATGCTTGGCGCTGACACTTACCAAGTAGTGATCAGCCCAAATTCACAGCGCACAAACTTCGAGTACGCCGTACTTGTGAAATAGCTTTTATTGCGCTTCTAAAATCGTTACTGAGTCCGGTTTGAGCCTAACTAGATTCATTCCCTCAGTGACTTTGCTTGCATCAAACACTTCACCGTTTTCATGTGCTCTATGAGCCAAATAACGCTTCGTTTTCTCAATGTCTAACTCGAACTGCTCAAGTATTCCAGTCGCATAGGCTTGCTTTCCAATGGCGGACATTGGAAAAACCATATCGCCATCCCGTACCTTTACGTTTATTTCCTCGCCGTTATCTACTTTCAGTGTCATCCAACAACCACGCTTTTTACACACCTTGACCACCTCACCCGACAGCGTGATCTGACTCCCCACAAACTGCTCAGTATTTTTCAATACGTCTTTGCCCGCAACGAGCTTACTCATGTCTGCACCACCGCCAAACTGAGTATCACTTGCATAAGATATAGTACTAAGCAATGCCAACATCAGCAGCAACCTATTTTGTAATTTCATAAAACCTCCTTCTCAAAAATTACAGCCAGTATAAACAAATATGCCGACTTAAAGTCGGCATATTTAACATCATTTTAGCTTTTGCTCGTTATAGTTTTTTCAGCTTCATATCAGTGCCAAATACAAGGCCGTGATCTGCAACATCCATACTAAACTCAAACACCATATTTTGCTGTAAAACTGCATCCATACTATCAGTTATAGTGAGATCCGTCGCTTTTGCCGCTTCTAACATTGGTGCTAAAAACGCTTGCATATCCATGCTCAAATGCGTCATACCATTAGTTTCTAGCGCTTGGTTTGCCATTTTCTCAGCAATAACCGTCGCCTTTTCACCCGTAAACAATACCAAGTGATCGCCTTTAACTGCTAGTTTAATATCTACATCTAAAGGCTGTGGAGATGGAATATACTGGTTAATTGAAACCGGAGTACCATCTTCTGGGATTTGAATTTGACCCAGCATAGGTGCAAGCCCTTTTATCGTATTAACAAGTACTAAAGGATCTTCGGCAGACAATGTGACTAGAGCATCAAACGTTTTAGGTTCTGGCATGCCTTGGTCGTTTGGCTCCATAATAAGATCAAAAACGGATGCACTCACGCCTTTAACCGAGTTCGCCATGCCTGTCATCATCGCAATAGCCATTGGACTGTTTTGTTTCGCTTGCTGCTGTAGCGCAACGAGTTCAGAACACTTGAATTCAGCTTTAGTAAAGCGGCCCCAAAGGGTGTTTACAAGCGGCGCAACTTTTGCAACATCAACACCATAGCCAAACCCTAGTACTTTCTCTTCACCGTTGGTGACGTGGGCAGGAATAAAGCCACGGATCGACCCAAGCGCTTTCATCAGTTCGGCATCTTTACCCACCACCACAGTATCAACTTCAAAGTCGATTGCAGAATTAGTAAATTGAATATTCTTGGTACCCAATACCGTTGCTGGCCACAGATTGGCGATTTCACTGTAGTCCGCCTGACACTCAGGAGCACGTACCGCTGCTAATTTCTCAGTACCACCACCTAGCTGCAATAGGTTATCTAACATACGAGTCAAATCAGACTGCTTATTTGCAGTAATGCCATCGACGATAGCCACATGGTTCAGAAACGCAATTGACGAACCATCAAAACCGAACTGCGTATTGTATTGCTCAAGTTTGCCAGATTGCGCCAGTGACTGGGCTGGTTTGGCAATACCCAAAGCAACTTTTAAATCCGCCTCGGTGTTAATTGGCGTGTTAAATGTCGTCGTTACCCATTGACCCTGCACGGATGTGATAAGCTCAATTTTAGCTTCTGGCGCGAACTCAAGCTGATAACGCGTTAATGCGACGCCATCAAGCGTATCTTCTTGGTATGTGATTTCGGCATCTTTTGCAGCCATTTTTATTGTGCGCTGAAAAGCTTCAGGATCTGCAAGCTCATAACGCAGTGTCGGTAACAATCCAACGGTGTAGAATACACTTCTAACTGTCTCACCCATACCTAAGATAGCTTTCATTTGCTCAGGGGATGTCATTGCTAGATTGTACTGCTCTAATAGCGTTGCCAGAAAATTAAGATGTTTGTCATTTTCTTTTCTAAGCAACCCAGTTACTTCTTCAAGATCTTGTACTTTTCTAAGCGATTCAGGCATAAAAGATAAATATTTTTGCTGCTCAAAAGGCGTTAATTGCCCCCAAAATACAGCGGTATCAGCCGGAACATATTCCAGTTGTTCCATCGCGATGCTTGAAGAAGATGATTGAGTGGTTACATAAGCACCAACGGCAATAGCCACCGCACCTAAGCCAACGAGAAGTTTTGTATTCATAATTGATTCCTTGTTATCACCACGGTACATAGCCAAACACGTGGTAAATTTATTCTTCCCTACGAACCGCAACGATTGCGCGCGTCAGAGGTCGTTGCATAAAGACAATTGCATGCCCAAAAATGCAGCGGTATTGTACCTCGATTATTGTCTCAATTCCATTAATTGTGAACGGTCAAGCTACTCTCAAAATTCGGTCAGTTTTAAAATGAGCTTGATCGTTACACCAATAACCACCAAGCTCTCATTTACAGGGTTATTGACTTTCTGCTTGTAGAGTCAATCCTGAAAAAGCAGCGTAACCATAGAGCCCAATATGCCAAGTTCCCGCATTTGGATTGGTGATTGTGCATGTTTCATTATTGCCATTTTCATAAGGCCGACATTCGTAGGTATTACTATTTGGTTGTTGACCAAAGCGCAGATATAAATCAGCATCTCCAGTACCACCCGATGCCTTTACTTGCAGGCTCTGTGTGCCCTGTGCCACGTCAAAAGTATAATACTGCCACTGACCTTTACTGGCGGATTGATCCAACCATTGCTGGCTATTGCCTTGATCTGGAGGAGTGTCAGTATAAACCGTAGCCGTTAGCGCAACGCCTGAATAACTCTCATAGCCATTAAGCATGACATAGTAACGACCTGTTTGTACTGGAGTAATCGCACAGACTTCATTATTACCTGATTTATAGGGTCGACAATCGTAGTTTTGTGTCGTTGGCTCCGCATTAAAGCGCACATACATATCTACATCCCCACTGCCGCCCGCCGTTTCGACTTTTAGCTGCGTTGCTCCTGCTGGCACATCAATGTAATAAAGTGTCTGAGAAGACTTAGCGCCAGTGACATTCGCTTGTGTTTGACCACTGATAAGTTCAATTGCAGCTGGCGGCTCAATAATGGGAGTTTCAATCACGGATAGATTATTGCTTGCTTTGATCAGATTCAGTTCATCACCAATTTCAGCGGCATACCACCATGTCATATTCATAGGTAACGCGAGCGGATCAGCATCTCGCTGCGCTTTAGATAACGCGGTTGCATTACTTGAAAACTCAGCGGTTCGAACTGTGAGCTTATCGTTTGTCACACTCAACACCTTAAACTGTTGAATACTCGCAAGATCGATAGTCCAGCTTTTTGGATCATTGGCGCTTCTTGCCGGTGCACCCCAGCTTCCTTCACCCACATAAACGGTGCCGCCTTGCGTCGTTGCCGTAAAACCATTGCTGGTAGGCGTTAGTGCGTAAGTTAGTTTATTGATATGAGTATCGGACTCTACCACTAAGTTCATCGCATTATTATAGAAGTCTTGTGCCCACCAAGTGTGTAATATGGTGTTGTCTGACTTACCAGAATAGTGAGGATACATCGGCTTGTGATACTGAGCGATACGCCACGTTGCGCTGTTGCCCTGAGACTGTAAGTCGCTTTTCAGCCAATTGTTCATCGCCGTAGCATAGCTCGACCAGCCACTATTTTTAAATTGGCTGTTTAAGGTATAAACCCTTAAAAGCCCCGCCACGTTAAAAGCACCATAGGTATCTTTTGCTGTACACGCACCATCTTGGTCATAATCTACACCAAATACTTCGCATAGCGTTTTGTAGTTATCGTCTTCGTGATTGCCATGTGTTGCTACAAATGGATAAATTCGCTTGTATGCAAGGCCATCTATCAAATCATCCGAAAAGGTTAATTGCCAATCTTTTAAGTACTCACGCATTTCAGAAACGGAGTTTGCATTGGTGTAATCGCCACCATGCATAATAAATAACGGTCGAATTTTAGCGATCAACTCATTGCCTTTACGACGCGTTGTCCAACCTGTGCGCGTATCACCACCAGCTACAGCAGTGATCCCTGATGCCGTTTGCGGCGCAGTTCTGAACCACAAACGCTGACCGCAACCTTGTGAATCACAAACACGATAATAAACCGCACTATCTGGGGTTAAACCGGTTAATTTCACAAATGAACTTGAGAGGCCACCGTCAAAGGTATGCGTTGCGCTGACCGCAGCACTTTGCCAGCTCTGCTCATCCGTTGTGCTGCCATATTTAACAATATGATTAGTGCCTGATGTGGGTGTAAATCCTATTGTTGCTGAAGTGCTTGGACTGGTGTCCCACACAAGACGATGGTAGTCACTCGCAGCAAAACTGCTACAAGATAGGCCAACTGCAACCACAAAAGTTGCCATTTGAGTATATTTCATTTCCTTGGTTCCTAGTTTAGAGTAACAGGCTCAACACGACTTTGAGCCAATGAGAGTGGTGTTGACGGCGTAGCCACCAACATGACAAATGCGGCGTTTGCATAAGGGAGCGAAAGCGTCTCTGCCGATTGAAAATTCACGGCCGTTGCCCCTAACTTTTCACGCTTAAACGACTTGGGTAACGACACTCCAGCCTCACTACTCCAATAGTCACCATTTTTAATGTGTGGGAAAAAATCACTTGCGATATGGGGCTTTCCGGGACTATTTGGTGTTTGAATTAAAGAGCGCAGCTCATCAGGTGTAGGTAAGCGCCACTCGGCACTACCACATAATGAAGCTTGGTTGGTTTTACGGATCAGATCTTGGCTGTCGCAGTGGGATGCTTCGAAATAACAATCACCTTGATCAGCATGACCAAATTGACCGTCATACCAAGAGTAACTCCAATAGCCATCGTGAATAGACTCATCATCTCGTTTTACTTCCCAAAGCAGATTAAGCTTTTTATCATAGACACAATGCCAAGGGCCCTGCCATACA
Coding sequences within it:
- a CDS encoding serine hydrolase domain-containing protein, which produces MKALPHLLLFLCLFSMPAQATTQLQKQLDDYIAQYHQIKEFDGAALVARGSEVLLQQGYGFANVEWQIANQPNTKFKLASVTKQFTALLVLQQVEKGKIELDANISSYLPKYRKDTGDQITIRQLLNHTSGLPDVFQHPEFRQVQSHNPYNHDEFIDHFCSGDLLFEPGSAFRYSNAGYTILGRILELVSGQSYWQLLEKQILVPLDMKETGFADDEQVIKGLASGYDTTLKGFKHADFIDMTVPFSAGAMYSTVLDMYKWDRALYTDKLLTPETKTLLFTPSKHRNYGFGWEITNKEDASQTKTLIHHAGGIPGFGAKIARVLEDKTVIILLDNTGGAPLTQMVDGILEILAGRAVAAPKLSPYRLLFATILSDGVEVAIKNYQQQVREGKGLSERQLNRFGYQLLEVGYYDAAIEFFKLNVTAHPKSVNTYDSLAEAYLIKGDKTNARVTYRQLLQLDSSHEAAKRFVESTLK
- a CDS encoding winged helix-turn-helix domain-containing protein gives rise to the protein MQYQLNQKWDFDVSSRTISHRDVSHVLTPLAHRLLLNLIEHAPHLVSHQQLEQQVWLGRVVTHDAIKKQIARLRKLLEDDANKPEYIVSERSFGYRFSATVNMINHEAQAPAVKRFTTLAGGSIGLILVSAICIYHSPFTSPFSSTNSDATLSIAQQHFTQQTLEDNLRAIALYQQSITTSQDVDENYKGLSRALLSDYNLYNQVADALTKSRINTEKALDLTPDSPSANLLLAQAQTLQGHYHQAQKLLNDTIANTPNWPLLKSHLAETYLLQGNTIDAYPLARQAYEASPTEPKVVASYLHCLRKMYMANWFSKVLVNASPEVKGSPWIQLEHIQFLQQQARHEQAIQQLNLLAKAAPNSQTLNWFTALSYLSNNHHDKATDVLALTVEKHGKYALFSQLYLSLLTAKHQSISKYTNDIANQIKAGNQDPELVFSLGLISLYHQQNDKAQDYFKQAIQLGFSDEFRFKALPFNITADQAHFLDSIVEQLTLTNLKKRIKRTPK
- a CDS encoding TolB-like translocation protein, encoding MKINIGLALLMISMSAKSFAQLRSGPYLGQTPPGDTPQVFALGTVSTEHRDHNAFFSPDMKTFYFTRKDLNVNRWSLIAYKQRGEQWHDTVVGPRVGRPLLAPDGVTMHMGKYVMTRQEGSWSEAKSLGPMFDKESWGIMRLSASASGTYVFDDYKSGDVIRISEVKNGQRQRPVKLGPEINTGLYNAHPFIAPDDSYIIWDGVRDSGFGNSDLYISFRLKDGSWGEAINLGDKVNTSAREASASVTPDGKYLFFNRTTPSRDADIFWVDAQVIETLRPAN
- a CDS encoding SDR family oxidoreductase, translating into MENKQIAVVTGAFGGIGSAITKTLIEKDFFVVAIASERRNEADFDLWLNTLQINPAAVKPLFLDVTNAEQCHTAMTQVLQEFGNIDLLVNNAGITRDSAFKKMTHVQWSEVINTNLNSLFNMTNPVFASMCANKQGRIVNISSVNGLKGQFGQANYSAAKAGMIGFTKALAYEGARSGVTVNAVAPGYTETPMVSAMREDVLNSIKAQVPMQRLATPDEVAAAVAYLASKEAGYITGETLSLNGGLYMQ
- a CDS encoding phasin family protein; translation: MYSDLFKTFNEQTEQFFAPAVQFNQIVAKNIEALSKIQLHSAEQITKTSIEQLKQATEIKDAKSMMDFNASQLNALNALSQQMIQDDQKLSQLGQEFKDSLESLGKETLKTAKAQ